The genomic stretch caccaccaccgcgCAGCTGTAATTGCATATCTTCCGTGGGTGTCTGTTACAATTAGGCAGTCAGTTAACCATAATCGCACATCAAACTAGACTCGTCCAAACGTACGGGTTGATGGGCGACAACATTTTCAGTTGTCGGGGCGGCTGGACTCTGGGGTTGAGTCATGGTCAAAGTATTGGGATCCCATGTGGGTTGAGCATTCTCCGAGCTCTCTGTTTTCGATGTGCTAAACCAACTAAAGAGACCTTGGCCGAACATGATGTTGTCTGTTTGTGATTGTACTAGCTGTTCCTTTGTTCCTGGCCTTGTAGCAGGGGGAGTGGCCGGTCTTAAGAAGGAAGCGTCAAGCAAACTCCACTCTCGATCATCGCCGATGGATAAAGTCTTAGACTAGGCAACTGCTTATTGTGTTGCGAGATTTGGGACGACGTTATCTCGTAGCTGAAGCTTTCTCCACTATGTGGATCCGAAGCCTCCTCGAACTTACGTATACCTCGAGCTGTAGAGCTCGGACGAGATCCGCCGCAGTCCATGAACCTActaaccaaagaagaaataacTAGGAGAAAAGTAGAGCAGGGTGAAAATATACATGAAAGAGAACACAAGAAATACTTGTATTTGAATGCAAAAAGTAGCAGTGCAAGGAGGTCATTCCCAGCGCAAGGCTTGAAACTTGCGCAGAGAAGTACGCGAACACACGGATCTACACTAACGCTACCAACGTTATCCGTAGTTCTAGGAGCCAATAGCTTGACAATAGGTTTGTGGCGTCAGGGCCAATGAAGACCACTCAGAGTCTTAAACACTAACACACTATCGCACTCCGGCGAGGATTCACACCGCAATTAGATGGCATACCCCTTCGCCACGAAGGATTCGTGGAAGCTAAAATAGAACCAGAGAGCATAGTAGTGGCACTAGTTTGCACATCGAAAATAGAACACATTTATTGCCGAAAtttcaaggagaaaggcAGAGATCGACTGAATCTGATAGAGAAAAAGCCCATATCTCCGAGACTAGCCGGTTCTGGTAATGGAGCAATACTTTCCCGCTGAATAAGACAGAGCAACCAATCATGACCATCAGAACGGCCACCAGCCCCATAGGGTTTTTGCAGATTCTATTGTAGCGATTGTGGCGTACCGCtaaagaaaggagaagcaGTAGAATAGAGTCACTTCTATCCAGTAGTGGTACTAGTAGTCGTAGATCACTCCTGGCATAAGGGTTAAAGATTCCGAAGCGGCAATGGTATAGAAATGTGCAACTAGCCTTCTCTAAGAATAAGACTATCAACTTTATCCGACTTCCATGTTAATCACCCACGGCACTaggaaaatatatatacatcttcAAGTCTAGCAAGTTCCAACAACATCGACTGCTGCATGATACTTCGTTGGATCATAAGGCAATACAGACGGGTAAATACGAATTTTAATGAAGCAAGGGATGCATTTAACAATGTTGTCTTGGAGTACATAAGCGGATACCTGATAATAGCATGCGAGACTGTGTCTGACCCCAGATGAATCAACCCATAGGAATATTTGatagaatgatataattTAAGCCATGATTTACCTATGCTATAGAGTATCTGCCATTCGTCTAATATCTTAGCAATAGGAGAAACACAGATCAACTATTGTCGGATTATCTTACAAGCAGCCTCGGAACAGTTCTCCCGACAGTTATCTGCCACGACTCATACAAATGCCGACCGGAGGACGGACATAAACCCGAATAGCGGCAGCTAAGAGCCGAGGAAATATTTCGTCAATCAGCTTGTCTGGAGAACCGATCCCCTTGGCGGATGATGCTGTGTGGGGATTTCCGCTCACAACGCGGAAACGAGGCGGAAAAGCAGCGACCCCAAGTCGACGGGGTATACGAGGTACTCCAACGAAACTATGCAACGGTCCTCGTGAGATTTCTGTCGGAGCACCTGAACAGACCCCGCATCTTTGCCATTCTTTCAGACGTGGGACATTAAGTGGTGTTTCAGACTGTGGGGTGGGCGGAATTCTTCCCCAGCTATAAACCCTCAAGGCTGCGCAACTGTAAACACAGCGAGATCAAGATAGTCAACTGAGTTAATCCTGTTACCATGGCCTGCACAGCGCCATCGCTGCCGGTACTATCCTCACCGGCCACTTCAGAGGCTGCATCTGCTTCCCCGGAAGTCTCTTCCCCCGTCACGTCAAACGACGAGTACGATGAGCCGGAGCGCGAGATCTACACAATCCATGACCTCCTGCTCACGCGAGCCAACGGGAAAACAGCCGATGAACCTATTGTCGCATACCCTTCCAAGGACATTGACTATGTGTACTACACTCCTCGTCAGGTACGCACCCCACCTATCCCGCGCGGTCTGGAGACACCATAGAACTCAACCCAAGGCTGACCTGGGATCACAGTTACATGACTATGTGGAGGCTGCAGCTATCCACTATGCGGAGCTAGTTCCCCAGCGTCGGTCATCAGAGGATCCTGTGCAGGTTGTAGGCTTACTTGGTCCCTCTGATTCTGAATATCTCGTCACATTGATGGCCATTTCGAGACTGGGGCACACGGTACTGTTGCTTTCGACGCGCATCGCTGAGGATGCCTATGTCAGCTTGGTCGACGCTACCAAAGCCTCCTTTCTCATCGCTCAGGACGGTTTCAAGGCTATGGCGGACAACGTAAGCAGAAGGACGGGGGTTACGGTGCAGCCGGTCTTAAGACGCGAAGACTATGACAGCTCCACCACCGGCAAGCTGGTCCTTGACGAGACCAAATTCGATGGACCGTCGGAGTCAAAGAATGTGTGCTGGATCATCCATTCGAGTGGCTCGACAGGACACCCTAAACCGATCTACCAAACTCATGCTGGTGCTTTGAAGAATTACGCCAATAATTTTGGCCTCAAGGGATTTATCACCCTGCCTCTCTTTCATGCCCACGGCATCAGTTGTCTTTTCCGAGCAATTCACTCGCAGAAGCTAATTTACATGTACAATGCAAAGCTACCATTGACGGCCTCTTACTTATTATCCACCCTGCAGGGACACCCTGATATTCAAGTGCTCTATGCCGTTCCATATGCCTTGAAACTCCTTTCTGAATCAGAACAGGGCCTCGAGTCCTTGGCACGGATGGAGCTGGTCATGTTTGGGGGCTCGTCCTGTCCCAAGCCAATTGGCGACACTCTCGTGAAAAATGGGACTTTACTAGTTTCCCATTATGGAACCACTGAAACCGGACAACTGATGACATCCTTCCGAGAGCGCTCAGACCTGGACTGGGATTATGTTCGACCGGGTCCCTCCTTGCTGCCATATATCCGATGGGAAGAGCGATTCCCTGGCATCTACGAACTGTCGGTCCTAGAGGGTTGGCCATCGAAGGTGGCGAGCAACCGCCCCGATGGATCCTATGCGACCAAAGATCTATTCGAGAAGCATCCGACCAAGCCCAATGCCTGGCGTTACTACGCTCGACTGGACGATACACTTGTGCTGGAGAATGGTGAAAAGGCTAACCCTCTCATTATTGAAGGTGTGGCTCGTAATCATCCGGACGTGGGCGAGGCGATTGCTTTTGGTGCCAACAAGGATCGCTTAGGACTGTTCCTAGTCCGTGCAGCCAATGCTCTGAGCAAGACCGACGAAGAGATCATTGATGCGGTCTTTCCGGCCATCGAAAAGTGCAATGCGGACTCCCCATCCTATGCTCACATCTCGCGTGATATGATCCAAGTCCTCCCTTCTGATACGGTATATCGAGCAACAGACAAGGGCACCGTCATTCGCTCTGCATTCTATCGCGATTTCAATGAACAGATTGAACAGGTCTATGAACTGGGGGATGCCACGGGTGATCGAGTCCTTGAGGGAACCGAGTTGAACATGTTTCTCCGAGAAAGCTTGCTAGAAGTGGCCCCAACGATCAATTCGGCTGTGTTGGATGATACCACCGACGTGTTCAGTCTTGGTGTGGACAGCTTACAGTCGATTCGCTTACGCAAAATAATCACCAAGACGCTCAACGTCGGCGGCCAAAGACTATCCCAGAACTTCGTCTTTGAACATCCCTCTATTCAACGCATGGCAGATGAGATCACCCGGCTCCGTCTGGGGCTCGATGCAGACAAAGAGATTCCCATCGAGGAACAGATGTCGCAGCTGATTGACAAGTATAGCAACAATTTCAAGGCGCATATCCCAGTACGTCAAACAGTTAATGGGGAGCGCATCGCTGTTACTGGGGCTACCGGCTCGCTGGGTGCCCACCTCGTTGCCCAACTGGTTCAGATGGAACAGGTTCATACCGTCTTTTGCTTGGTTCGGGCAAATTCTGCGCACGATGCCCTTCGCAGAGTGCGCCAAAGCCTTTACGACCGCGGTCTTTTATACAGCTTAAGTCCGCCTGATGAACGCAAGATTGTCGCTTTGCCCGCACAACTCTCCAACACATCTCGCCTCGGATTGGATGAACCCACTTACAAGCAGTTAACTCAGTCACTTACTGCGGTGATCCACTGTGCTTGGTCTGTCAATTTCAACTGGTCTCTGGGCAGCTTCGAGGATAGCTGCATTGCTGCGACTCGCAATCTGCTCGACCTATGTCTGGATGCACAGGCGCCTATGCCCGCAagattctccttctgctcgtCTGTAAGCACAGTGGCTCGGACCCCTGGCCACTGGGTACCGGAAGAGCTGCCTGAGTCTTTATCATACGCCCAAGGCATGGGCTACGCGCAGTCTAAGCTAGTGACAGAGCACATCGTCAACCGCGCCGCGCAACACACCAACATCGCTGCCCGAGTCTTACGTGTGGGTCAAATTGTTGCGGATACCGTGCATGGCATCTGGAATGCTACAGAGGCTATTCCGATGATCCTCCAGACGGCGAAGACCATCAAAGCTCTTCCCGAGCTAGACGATATTCTCTCCTGGACCCCGGTTGATGTCATCGCAACCAGCGTCGTTGAACTCACCTTGGGAACGAACGTAGCGAACATCGTCAACCTGACCAATCCCACACTCAGCCATTGGACTCGCGACTTGCTTCCGTTTCTGAAAACCGCTGGGCTAGAATTTGAGCAACTGCCCCAGCGCGAGTGGTTGAATCGTTTGCGTCAATCTAACCCAGACCCAGCCGCAAATCCTCCAATAAAGCTGATCGAGTTTTTTGCCAGCAAGTACGACAATGACCGGCCTAGTCGAGTCCTCCTCTACGACACAAAGAAGGCGCAGGCCGGTGCACCAGCTCTGCGCCAAGCGGGAGGACTCAACGCACAATTCGTATCGCGGTTCATGGCGCATTTCCAAAACCAATGCTGGTCAAACAAGGACACAACATCTATCTCCAAGAAGTCCCGCGAGGTTATCTTCCTGGCAGGTCCCTGCGGCTGCGGGAAAAGTACCGCTGCACAAGCATTGGCGCAACGATTCAGCATACTCATTATTGAAGGCGACGATCTCCACTCTCCAGCGTCTCGACAGCGGATGGCCAACAATATTCCTCTCACCGATAGCGACCGGTGGGACTGGCTGGCTCATATTCGTGGAGCGGTGATGGATCGACTTCAACACTCAGCAGCACCAGCAGTCGTGGTAACCTGCTCGGCACTCCGGACTATCTACCGTGATGAACTACGACGCTTGTCGCGACTATTTGATTTCCCCGTCAATGTTACTTTCCTTATGTTGTCGATCAAGGATCGAGCGCAGCTGAAGGACCGTCTCATTGCCCGATCTGCTAAGGAGGGTCATTATATGAGCTCCGCCATGGTCGACTCGCAGTTGGATACCTTGGAGAGTCCGTCTGGGTCTGAAGGTGATGTGATTTTACTAGATTCTGATGAaccgatggagaagatgcttGAGGGAGTACAGGATGTTGTTCAAGGGCTTCTGGATGTATGATCGGTTTTTCTTGACATTAGGGTGTTTTAGCGTaatgttgttattgttgtttttgggtttctttttttcatccaTTCGTTTAGATGTCAATAGAGGAATGAATCTATATGCCTATACTTGCTAAATTTTAATATATCCCTTTGAGCAAGTGCAACAGGACTTCTTGAACAATACTTGCAGTCGGAAGGTCAGACCTAAATGAATGCTGACCAAAGCGGAGGGCCTCGTTCATTGcctgtttcttcttgttcgGCCTTTACTTGAATCAAGGCTAGCCAGCCTCTATCTATCATAGCCAGTACATGCGTAGTAAGGTACCCTGCTAGGGACTGGTAAAGATAACCGCATAATAGATCATGATCGAATTTCGGAAAACAACCATCGTATTTATAGTGTATTGCGAATGTTGAAATATTCACGCTTGCCCTAGAACGAAAGCCAACTCCGACATGCGACATCCCT from Aspergillus oryzae RIB40 DNA, chromosome 1 encodes the following:
- a CDS encoding uncharacterized protein (gluconate kinase) — encoded protein: MYNAKLPLTASYLLSTLQGHPDIQVLYAVPYALKLLSESEQGLESLARMELVMFGGSSCPKPIGDTLVKNGTLLVSHYGTTETGQLMTSFRERSDLDWDYVRPGPSLLPYIRWEERFPGIYELSVLEGWPSKVASNRPDGSYATKDLFEKHPTKPNAWRYYARLDDTLVLENGEKANPLIIEGVARNHPDVGEAIAFGANKDRLGLFLVRAANALSKTDEEIIDAVFPAIEKCNADSPSYAHISRDMIQVLPSDTVYRATDKGTVIRSAFYRDFNEQIEQVYELGDATGDRVLEGTELNMFLRESLLEVAPTINSAVLDDTTDVFSLGVDSLQSIRLRKIITKTLNVGGQRLSQNFVFEHPSIQRMADEITRLRLGLDADKEIPIEEQMSQLIDKYSNNFKAHIPVRQTVNGERIAVTGATGSLGAHLVAQLVQMEQVHTVFCLVRANSAHDALRRVRQSLYDRGLLYSLSPPDERKIVALPAQLSNTSRLGLDEPTYKQLTQSLTAVIHCAWSVNFNWSLGSFEDSCIAATRNLLDLCLDAQAPMPARFSFCSSVSTVARTPGHWVPEELPESLSYAQGMGYAQSKLVTEHIVNRAAQHTNIAARVLRVGQIVADTVHGIWNATEAIPMILQTAKTIKALPELDDILSWTPVDVIATSVVELTLGTNVANIVNLTNPTLSHWTRDLLPFLKTAGLEFEQLPQREWLNRLRQSNPDPAANPPIKLIEFFASKYDNDRPSRVLLYDTKKAQAGAPALRQAGGLNAQFVSRFMAHFQNQCWSNKDTTSISKKSREVIFLAGPCGCGKSTAAQALAQRFSILIIEGDDLHSPASRQRMANNIPLTDSDRWDWLAHIRGAVMDRLQHSAAPAVVVTCSALRTIYRDELRRLSRLFDFPVNVTFLMLSIKDRAQLKDRLIARSAKEGHYMSSAMVDSQLDTLESPSGSEGDVILLDSDEPMEKMLEGVQDVVQGLLDV
- a CDS encoding uncharacterized protein (predicted protein), whose translation is MFGQGLFSWFSTSKTESSENAQPTWDPNTLTMTQPQSPAAPTTENVVAHQPTPTEDMQLQLRGGGGPDDDCCCCCCFCGDCCGPDGPPGGPDGPGGGPPGPGGPGGW